A window from Prochlorococcus marinus CUG1435 encodes these proteins:
- a CDS encoding sugar phosphorylase, with the protein MKQIDSEKKLDRLKIEKLLKTIYSNNTTEEINFISNQLLQILDDFSEKSAYEEIRDNERWNESHSVLITYADSIYKNGEATLKTLGELLSKYFGSLSKVVHILPFLKSTSDGGFAVSSYDSLEEKFGGWEDLKSISKNHDLMADLVLNHVSSSHPWVQQFIKSQEPGISNVFSPKQNLDWSNVVRPRSSSLFSQINTEDGPKQVWTTFGPDQIDLNWHNPKMTLEFLNLIITYLSNGIKWFRLDAVGFIWKESGTTCLHLPKAHSIVKLLRVLLNNLLDEGVLITETNVPQKENLSYLIPDNEAHMAYNFPLPPLLLEAIITSRADILNSWIFDWPALPDDTTLFNFTASHDGVGLRALEGLMNEQRIKDLLINCEKRGGLVSHRRLSNGDDKPYELNISWWSAMEDSSRDAKRFQYERFILSQLLVMALKGVPAFYLPALLASENDIKSFSMTGQRRDLNREKFKSENLLAVLNNSESNANKNLKYLRIAMDVRSELKQFHPCSDMKCLSKGRSDIVVIKRSKGPKSVYAIHNMTENKINYQLNDNDLPKIIDNDFNTQDFLTSTKYNCKNISLDPFQVIWLSAL; encoded by the coding sequence GTGAAGCAAATTGATTCAGAGAAAAAATTAGATAGATTAAAGATTGAAAAATTGTTAAAAACAATTTATTCAAATAATACTACAGAAGAAATTAATTTTATTTCAAATCAATTATTACAGATTTTAGATGATTTCTCAGAGAAATCTGCTTATGAAGAAATAAGAGATAACGAAAGGTGGAATGAATCTCATTCGGTTTTGATAACTTATGCAGATAGTATTTATAAAAATGGCGAGGCAACATTAAAAACTCTTGGTGAGTTGTTAAGTAAATATTTTGGCAGTCTTTCTAAAGTTGTACATATTCTTCCTTTTCTGAAATCTACAAGTGATGGAGGTTTTGCAGTCTCAAGTTATGATTCCTTAGAAGAAAAATTTGGTGGTTGGGAAGATCTCAAAAGTATTTCTAAAAATCATGATTTGATGGCTGATTTGGTACTAAACCATGTCTCATCATCTCACCCATGGGTTCAACAATTTATTAAATCCCAAGAACCGGGTATATCAAATGTTTTTTCACCGAAACAAAATCTTGACTGGTCAAATGTAGTTAGACCTAGAAGTTCCTCTTTGTTTTCTCAAATAAATACTGAAGATGGCCCTAAACAAGTTTGGACAACTTTTGGCCCAGATCAAATTGATTTGAATTGGCATAATCCAAAAATGACTCTTGAGTTCTTAAATTTAATTATTACTTATTTATCCAATGGAATTAAATGGTTCAGACTTGATGCAGTAGGTTTTATTTGGAAGGAATCAGGAACAACTTGCTTGCATCTACCAAAAGCACATTCAATTGTGAAACTCTTAAGAGTTCTTTTAAATAATCTTCTTGATGAGGGAGTTTTAATAACTGAAACTAATGTTCCTCAGAAGGAAAATCTATCTTATCTGATTCCTGATAATGAAGCCCATATGGCATACAATTTCCCATTGCCTCCTCTTCTCCTAGAAGCAATTATTACTTCAAGAGCTGATATTCTAAATTCATGGATTTTTGATTGGCCAGCATTACCTGATGATACTACTCTTTTTAATTTCACAGCATCTCACGATGGTGTTGGGCTAAGAGCTCTTGAGGGTTTAATGAATGAGCAGAGAATAAAAGATTTATTAATTAATTGTGAGAAAAGAGGCGGATTAGTAAGTCATAGACGTTTATCAAATGGTGATGATAAACCTTATGAATTGAATATTAGTTGGTGGAGTGCAATGGAAGACTCCAGTAGGGATGCTAAAAGATTTCAATATGAGAGATTTATTTTGAGTCAATTATTAGTAATGGCTCTGAAAGGGGTTCCTGCCTTTTATTTACCAGCATTACTAGCTTCAGAGAATGATATCAAAAGTTTTTCTATGACAGGTCAAAGAAGGGACCTCAATAGAGAAAAGTTTAAATCGGAAAATCTTCTAGCAGTTTTAAATAATTCTGAATCTAATGCTAATAAAAACTTAAAATATCTTCGTATTGCTATGGATGTCAGATCTGAATTAAAGCAATTTCACCCTTGTTCGGATATGAAATGTTTATCTAAAGGTAGAAGTGATATTGTTGTAATCAAAAGAAGTAAAGGACCTAAGTCTGTTTATGCAATCCATAATATGACTGAAAATAAAATTAATTATCAATTGAATGATAATGACCTCCCAAAAATAATTGATAATGATTTTAATACCCAAGATTTCTTAACATCCACTAAATACAATTGCAAAAATATTAGTCTTGATCCTTTTCAAGTAATTTGGCTTAGTGCTTTATAA
- a CDS encoding DUF3288 family protein, whose protein sequence is MSNEQTHPLHTTDKNIIDSLITKEKPEELDFINLARLINRYENFPGEVEMKNDIEKILKFWKITKNELFSKTKNIWSKSFRPSSTNKDLVGSGFDTSN, encoded by the coding sequence ATGAGTAACGAACAAACTCATCCTTTACATACAACAGACAAAAATATTATAGATTCTCTTATTACTAAAGAAAAACCAGAAGAACTTGATTTTATTAATTTAGCTAGATTAATAAATCGTTATGAAAATTTTCCAGGTGAAGTTGAAATGAAAAATGATATTGAGAAAATTTTGAAATTTTGGAAAATAACTAAAAATGAACTTTTTTCAAAAACAAAAAATATTTGGTCCAAAAGTTTCAGGCCTTCTAGTACAAATAAAGATTTAGTTGGTTCAGGTTTTGATACCTCAAACTGA
- a CDS encoding DUF1830 domain-containing protein: MVEFSYKNESCRMVVLRCIGPSNFFLERVLFPTDILTFKAPNDSRVEIWGNELYGPKLEERIRISADNEDSTLVA, encoded by the coding sequence ATGGTTGAGTTTTCTTACAAAAACGAAAGCTGTAGGATGGTTGTCTTGAGATGTATTGGCCCATCAAATTTTTTTCTTGAGAGAGTTTTATTCCCAACTGATATACTTACTTTTAAAGCACCAAACGATTCAAGAGTAGAAATCTGGGGAAATGAATTATATGGCCCTAAGTTGGAAGAGAGAATAAGAATTTCTGCTGATAATGAAGATTCGACTTTAGTAGCTTAA
- a CDS encoding undecaprenyl-diphosphate phosphatase, which yields MLSEYFKFFLYGLIQGLTEFFPVSSTAHLKVISHFFRIDDPGSSLSAIIQFGSVLALFWYFRKDFLKLKSQSSKKIYYYLTHDRLFRSILIGTIPIILIGGIIKLFVPNFFDEILRSNLSIALVSLLMAFFMYIANSSNKGSINLKNHNYTDSFLIGLSQALAIFPGTSRSGVTISTALVSGWRRSDAVKFSFLLGIPAISFAAIVEFISSFDKFFSFSFAPLIVGLTTTFLSSLFAIHFLLRYFSSNGLKIFIIYRVVFGVVILLNL from the coding sequence ATGTTGTCGGAATATTTTAAATTTTTTTTATATGGTTTAATACAGGGTTTAACTGAATTTTTTCCTGTAAGTAGCACTGCACATTTAAAAGTTATATCTCATTTTTTTAGAATTGATGATCCTGGATCTTCTTTATCTGCAATTATTCAATTTGGGAGTGTTTTGGCTTTGTTTTGGTACTTTAGGAAAGATTTTTTAAAATTAAAAAGCCAATCATCAAAAAAAATCTATTATTATTTAACTCATGATAGGTTGTTCAGATCAATTTTGATTGGAACTATTCCAATTATTTTGATTGGTGGGATTATAAAATTATTCGTTCCTAATTTTTTTGATGAGATTCTTCGTTCAAATTTGTCTATAGCTTTAGTTTCATTACTTATGGCATTTTTCATGTACATAGCTAATAGTTCAAATAAGGGTTCTATAAATTTAAAAAATCATAATTATACAGATAGTTTTTTGATAGGTCTTTCACAAGCCCTTGCTATTTTTCCAGGTACCTCAAGATCTGGCGTTACTATTTCTACAGCTTTAGTATCTGGTTGGAGAAGAAGTGATGCTGTTAAATTCTCTTTTCTTTTAGGCATACCTGCTATCTCTTTTGCCGCTATCGTTGAATTCATTTCTTCTTTTGATAAATTTTTCTCATTTAGTTTTGCCCCTCTAATTGTTGGTCTTACGACTACATTTTTATCTTCATTATTTGCTATACATTTCTTATTAAGGTATTTCTCTTCCAATGGTTTGAAAATATTTATTATCTACAGGGTTGTATTTGGTGTAGTAATTCTTCTGAATTTATAA
- a CDS encoding kinase codes for MKNLNINFPLDKFEKLIIDIGWESLDDWFNFWNNQKSIISINQYWNNKINDDWIWGLALPLLSHAYKFHNNFSDRKIIGISALPGTGKTTLGKWLEAISLKLNFKIGVISIDDFYLPSNEMKIAIKNNPWNVARGFPGSHSVKLMHEKLLNWKLKGELNVPVFDKSLRNGLGDRSHWRLDNPDLLIIEGWFLGIEPLSGDFNYQNVNSVELSAHELSYRHNIQNNLQEYLEVWSLIDKIWHFKPLKFEYMNIWKTNQEKEMFLQKGNALQDEKLSSFLRMLNVSIPHNSFDDIKSYALLLIDQERKLVEIGLNT; via the coding sequence GTGAAAAATTTAAATATTAATTTTCCTCTTGATAAATTTGAAAAATTAATTATTGATATAGGTTGGGAATCTTTGGATGATTGGTTTAATTTTTGGAATAATCAAAAAAGCATTATTTCAATTAATCAATATTGGAATAATAAAATAAATGATGATTGGATTTGGGGTTTAGCTCTTCCTCTTTTGTCACATGCTTACAAATTTCATAATAATTTTTCTGATAGAAAAATAATTGGTATCTCAGCCTTACCTGGAACAGGCAAAACAACTTTAGGTAAATGGCTTGAAGCAATATCATTAAAATTAAACTTTAAAATTGGGGTTATTTCAATTGATGATTTTTATCTTCCTTCAAATGAAATGAAAATAGCAATTAAGAATAATCCTTGGAATGTCGCAAGAGGTTTTCCTGGTAGTCACTCTGTAAAATTAATGCATGAAAAATTATTAAATTGGAAACTAAAAGGAGAATTAAATGTACCCGTTTTTGATAAATCTTTGAGAAATGGCTTAGGAGATAGATCTCATTGGAGATTAGATAATCCTGATCTATTAATTATTGAGGGATGGTTTTTGGGCATAGAACCTCTTTCTGGAGATTTTAATTATCAAAATGTAAATTCAGTAGAGCTCAGCGCTCATGAATTATCTTATAGGCATAATATTCAAAATAATTTACAGGAATATTTAGAAGTCTGGAGTTTAATTGATAAAATTTGGCACTTTAAGCCTTTGAAGTTTGAATATATGAATATTTGGAAGACAAATCAAGAAAAAGAAATGTTTTTACAGAAAGGAAATGCTCTTCAGGATGAAAAATTATCTAGTTTCTTGAGAATGCTAAATGTTTCTATCCCTCATAATAGTTTTGATGATATAAAATCTTATGCGTTGTTATTAATTGATCAAGAAAGAAAATTAGTTGAGATCGGATTAAATACGTAG
- the msrA gene encoding peptide-methionine (S)-S-oxide reductase MsrA → MFEFLKNIMNNEETNISNNIKSSHRILETDIKKDPAPQEDEIIFGCGCFWGAEKCFWKLPGVVTTSVGYAGGDKVNPTYYEVCSGLTGHSEVVRVIWDKREIDISDLLKMFWECHDPTQKNRQGNDIGTQYRSVIYYKNENNKKIILASKDQYQKELNKRNHGLIETEIKMIDTYFYAENYHQQYLASPGSRQYCSASPTKVQLGDFTGSNYKLNKNIWENFNWEVEKCVLRSDNNPIKINI, encoded by the coding sequence ATGTTTGAATTCCTAAAAAATATCATGAATAATGAAGAAACAAATATTTCCAATAATATTAAATCAAGTCATAGAATATTAGAAACAGATATTAAAAAAGATCCTGCCCCTCAAGAAGATGAGATAATATTTGGATGTGGTTGTTTTTGGGGAGCTGAGAAATGTTTTTGGAAATTACCAGGAGTTGTTACAACTTCAGTAGGTTATGCTGGTGGTGATAAGGTCAACCCAACATATTATGAAGTATGTTCTGGTTTAACTGGTCATTCAGAAGTTGTAAGAGTTATTTGGGACAAAAGAGAAATAGATATAAGTGATCTATTAAAAATGTTTTGGGAATGTCATGACCCTACACAAAAGAATAGGCAAGGTAATGATATTGGGACTCAATATAGATCAGTTATATATTATAAAAATGAAAATAATAAAAAAATTATATTAGCAAGTAAAGATCAATATCAAAAAGAACTTAATAAAAGGAATCATGGATTAATAGAAACAGAAATAAAAATGATTGATACATATTTTTATGCGGAAAATTACCATCAACAATATCTTGCATCGCCGGGAAGCAGACAATATTGTTCTGCTTCTCCTACAAAAGTTCAATTAGGAGATTTTACTGGAAGTAATTACAAATTAAATAAAAATATCTGGGAAAACTTTAATTGGGAAGTTGAAAAGTGTGTATTGAGATCTGATAACAATCCTATAAAGATTAACATTTAA
- a CDS encoding mannosyl-3-phosphoglycerate phosphatase-related protein — MIENSSIWVVSDVDGTLMDHSYDLSPARETIKKLQKLSIPVILCTSKTASEVKVIRKELNLTDPYIVENGAAIYGESLEKVNGEIILGKKYEFLEEILNLISKEIDYKLIPLNDLTDEEATDLTGIKGNSLSLMRDRHWSMPFLNPPDFLEEKIKICCKKLKVDVFKGNRMSHLLSINSNKGKAINALKKYSNIQNIQIVGLGDSPNDLPLLLNSDIRIVIPGIHGPNLNLIKKLKDFEFTLASEPNGYGWKNEINKLINKLGLI; from the coding sequence ATGATTGAAAATTCTTCTATTTGGGTTGTAAGTGATGTAGATGGTACTTTAATGGATCACTCCTATGATTTATCACCTGCTAGAGAAACCATAAAAAAACTACAAAAATTATCTATACCTGTAATTCTTTGTACAAGCAAAACCGCTTCTGAAGTAAAAGTTATTAGGAAGGAATTAAACTTAACAGATCCCTATATTGTTGAAAATGGTGCAGCAATATATGGTGAATCTCTTGAAAAGGTTAATGGAGAAATTATCCTTGGAAAAAAATACGAATTTCTTGAAGAAATCTTAAATCTTATTTCTAAAGAAATTGATTATAAGCTTATTCCTCTAAATGATCTAACTGATGAAGAAGCGACTGATCTTACAGGGATAAAAGGAAACTCATTAAGCTTAATGAGAGATAGGCATTGGAGTATGCCTTTTTTAAATCCGCCAGATTTTTTAGAAGAAAAAATTAAAATCTGTTGTAAAAAGCTGAAAGTCGATGTCTTTAAGGGAAATAGAATGAGTCACCTATTATCTATAAACTCTAATAAAGGGAAAGCAATAAATGCTCTTAAAAAATATTCAAATATTCAAAATATTCAAATTGTAGGTTTGGGGGATTCTCCAAATGATTTGCCTCTACTTTTAAACTCAGATATTAGAATTGTTATTCCAGGAATACATGGACCTAACTTAAATTTAATTAAAAAATTAAAAGATTTTGAATTTACTTTAGCCTCTGAACCAAATGGATATGGTTGGAAAAATGAAATAAATAAATTAATAAATAAGCTAGGACTAATTTAG
- a CDS encoding glycosyl transferase encodes MDFQQGLITTIHEYGVTRNLLKELNKSLKNRSTSILIPCLYEEFERPALKDIREVLKDLTGLNELVIALSAKTVEQVKAANSFFDSMPFPVHVQWTNSPSVIELLKSQEKNGLELLGTPGKGWAVWQGIGVATRKSEVVALFDADIRTFSPLYPSRMILPLLDESYGISYVKAFYSRLSLETNQLQGRATRLFVGPLLASLEQLVGKGPFLQYLQSFRYPLAGEFAFTKDLAMNLRIPCDWGLEIGLLSEVYRNVRTSKIAQVDLGLFDHKHKNIGDSSKEGLQKMCTEILSSVLRGLMEHQAETLTSTQLSTLEVLYKRVGEDRVKQFGLDSAVNQLPYDRHEEELSVQKFAKLLRPATVDYLACPTTQQLPSWSRVLSCENKLQEDLAIAGSQDIKTTEKELIKNF; translated from the coding sequence ATGGACTTTCAACAAGGGTTAATCACAACAATACATGAATATGGAGTTACAAGAAATTTACTTAAAGAATTAAACAAAAGTCTTAAAAATAGATCAACTAGCATTTTAATACCTTGCTTATATGAAGAGTTTGAGCGTCCAGCATTAAAAGACATAAGAGAAGTTTTAAAAGACCTTACAGGCTTAAATGAATTAGTTATTGCTCTATCTGCAAAAACAGTTGAGCAAGTTAAAGCAGCAAATTCCTTTTTTGACTCAATGCCATTTCCAGTTCACGTTCAATGGACTAATTCTCCCTCTGTAATAGAACTATTAAAAAGCCAAGAAAAAAATGGCTTAGAACTTTTAGGAACTCCAGGGAAAGGATGGGCTGTCTGGCAAGGCATAGGAGTTGCCACTAGAAAATCAGAAGTTGTTGCTCTTTTTGATGCTGATATAAGAACTTTTAGTCCTTTGTATCCTTCAAGAATGATACTTCCACTTCTCGATGAATCTTATGGAATATCATACGTAAAGGCCTTTTACAGCAGGTTATCCTTAGAGACCAATCAATTGCAAGGTAGAGCAACAAGATTATTTGTAGGTCCCTTATTGGCAAGTCTTGAACAGTTGGTAGGGAAGGGTCCCTTCTTACAATATCTTCAATCATTTAGATATCCATTAGCTGGTGAGTTTGCTTTCACTAAAGACCTTGCAATGAATTTAAGAATTCCTTGCGACTGGGGTTTAGAGATAGGTTTATTATCAGAGGTTTATAGAAACGTAAGAACCTCCAAAATAGCCCAAGTTGACCTAGGTTTGTTTGATCATAAACATAAGAATATTGGTGATTCATCTAAAGAAGGATTGCAAAAAATGTGCACAGAAATACTTTCAAGTGTTTTAAGAGGTCTGATGGAGCATCAAGCAGAGACCTTAACAAGTACTCAACTATCAACCTTAGAAGTTCTTTATAAAAGAGTTGGAGAAGATAGAGTAAAACAATTTGGATTAGATTCAGCAGTTAATCAACTTCCATACGATAGGCATGAAGAAGAACTATCAGTACAAAAATTTGCGAAACTTTTAAGACCAGCGACAGTAGATTATTTAGCTTGCCCTACAACACAGCAGTTACCAAGTTGGTCAAGAGTTCTATCTTGTGAGAACAAACTGCAAGAAGATTTAGCAATTGCAGGGTCACAAGATATAAAGACAACTGAAAAAGAATTAATTAAAAACTTCTAA
- a CDS encoding ABC transporter ATP-binding protein yields MKNLKLKVLSKYLRPYKKEFLYGALALLVVNILSVVIPLEVKNIIDQLQNGFSSDFVISKSLWLIFLATCMGLIRLFSRQIVFGIGRKVEVNLRQKLFDHLLIQDPEWIQKKGSGDIISRATSDVENIRRLLGFTVLSLCNIVLAYSLTIPSMFSINKTLTISALMIFPLILGIVSLFGGRMVKQRKAQQESLSKLSDLIQEDLSGISAIKIYAQENAEIQEFNIYNNAYRNSAIKLARTASTLFPLLQGISSISLLILLGLGTFQLESGFISIGGLVALILYVERLVFPTALLGFTLNTFQLGQVSLDRVEEIFQNNPNIFDAANTKFLKRKIKGFLEAKNLTIKYPGSNFNSLNGLNFKIYPGELIAIVGPVGCGKTTLAKSLGRTIEIPDGQLFLDEIDVKNMKLGDLRKNIAIVPQEAFLFTSTITENLRFGEPKASTRSVKNSAEKAGLIDDINNFPQKFKTIVGERGITLSGGQRQRTALGRALLVNAPIVVLDDALASVDNKTATLIIDEMREISNKTILMISHQLSVAATCDRVLVMDNGEIVQEGSHKNLIKENGLYKQLWERELATNIIKS; encoded by the coding sequence ATGAAAAATTTAAAGTTAAAAGTCCTATCAAAATACCTAAGACCTTACAAAAAAGAGTTTTTATACGGGGCTTTAGCACTACTAGTAGTTAATATATTGAGCGTTGTAATACCTCTAGAAGTAAAAAATATAATTGACCAGTTACAAAACGGTTTTTCTTCAGATTTTGTAATTTCTAAATCATTATGGTTAATCTTTTTAGCAACTTGTATGGGTTTAATAAGATTATTTTCTAGACAAATAGTATTTGGAATAGGTAGAAAGGTTGAGGTAAATCTTCGTCAGAAACTTTTCGATCATCTACTGATACAAGACCCAGAATGGATACAAAAAAAGGGCAGCGGAGATATTATTAGTAGAGCTACAAGTGATGTTGAAAATATAAGGAGGCTTCTAGGTTTTACTGTTTTAAGTTTATGCAATATTGTCCTAGCATATTCACTTACTATCCCATCGATGTTTTCGATTAACAAAACATTAACAATATCTGCCTTAATGATTTTCCCATTAATTCTTGGAATAGTAAGCTTATTCGGCGGAAGAATGGTTAAACAAAGAAAAGCTCAGCAAGAGTCACTATCCAAACTAAGTGATCTGATACAAGAAGATCTTTCTGGAATAAGTGCAATAAAAATTTATGCTCAAGAAAATGCCGAGATTCAAGAATTTAATATATACAATAATGCTTATCGAAATTCAGCAATAAAACTTGCAAGAACAGCTAGTACCCTATTCCCATTATTACAAGGTATTTCCTCAATTTCTTTATTGATATTATTAGGCTTGGGAACTTTTCAATTAGAGAGTGGATTTATCTCAATAGGTGGTTTAGTTGCTTTAATTCTTTACGTAGAAAGGCTTGTTTTCCCAACTGCACTTCTGGGCTTTACACTGAATACTTTTCAACTCGGTCAAGTAAGTTTAGATCGTGTAGAAGAAATCTTTCAGAACAACCCAAATATATTTGATGCAGCGAACACGAAATTTTTAAAAAGAAAAATAAAAGGATTTTTAGAAGCTAAAAATTTGACTATAAAATATCCAGGATCAAATTTTAATTCATTAAATGGCCTCAATTTTAAAATATACCCAGGAGAACTTATTGCTATTGTTGGCCCTGTAGGTTGTGGCAAAACCACCCTCGCAAAGTCTTTAGGCAGAACTATCGAAATTCCAGACGGGCAATTATTTTTAGATGAAATTGATGTAAAAAATATGAAATTAGGAGATCTCAGAAAAAATATTGCAATAGTTCCTCAAGAAGCATTCTTATTTACTTCAACAATCACAGAAAACCTACGTTTTGGAGAGCCAAAAGCTTCAACGAGATCTGTTAAAAATAGTGCCGAAAAGGCTGGATTGATAGATGATATTAATAATTTCCCTCAAAAATTTAAAACAATTGTAGGAGAAAGAGGTATTACACTTAGTGGCGGACAGAGGCAGAGAACAGCTCTTGGAAGAGCATTGCTCGTAAATGCTCCTATTGTCGTTCTTGATGATGCTTTAGCAAGTGTCGATAATAAAACAGCTACATTAATAATCGATGAGATGAGAGAAATTAGTAACAAAACGATTTTAATGATTAGTCACCAATTATCTGTGGCAGCAACTTGTGACAGAGTTTTGGTAATGGATAACGGTGAAATAGTACAAGAAGGCAGTCATAAGAATTTAATAAAAGAGAATGGTTTATATAAACAACTTTGGGAAAGAGAATTAGCCACTAACATTATCAAAAGCTAA
- the ureC gene encoding urease subunit alpha has protein sequence MSYKIDRNTYAQTYGPTTGDRVRLADTELFIEVEKDLTTYGDEVKFGGGKVIRDGMGQSQLRRSDGAVDTVITNALIVDWWGIIKADVGIKDGMIFEIGKAGNPDIQDNVDIVIGASTEVIAGEGHILTAGSIDTHIHFICPQQIETALASGITTMLGGGTGPATGTNATTCTPGSFHISRMLQSAEAFPMNLGFFGKGNSTNERNLIDQVEAGACGLKLHEDWGTTPSTINSCLNVADKFDVQVCIHTDTLNEAGFVEDTINAIAGRTIHTFHTEGAGGGHAPDIIKICGEKNVLPSSTNPTRPYTKNTLEEHLDMLMVCHHLDSKIPEDIAFAESRIRRETIAAEDILHDIGAFSIIASDSQAMGRVGEVITRTFQTAHKMKVQRGPLSQDSDRNDNYRVKRYISKVTINPAIAHGIDKHVGSIEKGKIADLVLWKPSFFAVKPELVVKGGSIVWSQMGDANASIPTPGPVHGRPMFASFGQSLIKSSFTFLSKNAIDQNIPNKLGLQKKCIAVENTRNISKSHLKLNSKLPNISVDPQTYEVFSDGELLTCEPLDEVPMAQRYFLL, from the coding sequence ATGTCCTATAAAATTGACAGAAATACTTATGCGCAAACTTACGGACCCACGACCGGGGATAGAGTAAGACTTGCTGATACCGAACTTTTTATAGAAGTAGAAAAGGATTTAACTACATATGGAGATGAAGTTAAGTTCGGTGGAGGTAAAGTTATTAGAGATGGGATGGGACAGTCTCAATTAAGAAGATCTGATGGAGCTGTAGATACCGTAATAACTAATGCTTTGATCGTAGATTGGTGGGGAATAATTAAGGCTGATGTGGGTATAAAAGATGGAATGATTTTTGAAATTGGTAAGGCTGGTAATCCTGATATCCAGGATAATGTAGATATTGTTATTGGTGCATCAACAGAAGTAATAGCTGGAGAAGGCCATATTCTTACTGCGGGTTCAATAGATACCCATATACATTTTATATGTCCCCAACAAATTGAAACGGCATTAGCTTCTGGAATCACAACTATGTTAGGAGGAGGAACTGGACCTGCAACTGGCACAAATGCCACTACTTGTACTCCAGGTTCTTTTCATATTTCAAGGATGCTTCAATCTGCAGAAGCATTCCCCATGAATTTAGGTTTTTTTGGAAAAGGAAATTCAACAAACGAGAGAAATCTTATTGATCAGGTTGAAGCTGGTGCATGTGGATTGAAGCTTCATGAGGATTGGGGAACGACTCCCTCTACAATAAATTCTTGTCTTAATGTTGCAGATAAGTTTGACGTACAAGTATGTATTCATACTGATACTTTGAATGAGGCAGGCTTTGTTGAAGATACCATCAACGCTATTGCAGGAAGAACTATTCATACTTTTCATACGGAAGGAGCAGGTGGAGGACATGCGCCAGATATTATTAAAATTTGTGGAGAAAAAAATGTTCTTCCAAGTAGTACTAATCCAACAAGACCCTATACGAAGAATACATTAGAAGAACATCTTGACATGTTAATGGTTTGTCATCATTTAGATTCTAAAATCCCAGAAGATATTGCATTTGCTGAATCAAGGATCAGAAGAGAGACTATTGCAGCTGAGGATATTTTGCATGATATAGGTGCCTTTTCAATTATTGCTAGTGATTCTCAAGCTATGGGAAGAGTTGGTGAAGTAATTACAAGAACTTTTCAAACAGCTCATAAAATGAAAGTACAAAGGGGGCCGCTATCGCAGGATTCTGATAGAAACGATAATTACAGAGTAAAGAGATATATTTCTAAAGTTACAATTAATCCTGCAATAGCTCACGGTATTGATAAACATGTAGGGTCTATAGAAAAGGGTAAAATTGCAGATTTGGTATTGTGGAAACCTTCTTTTTTTGCGGTAAAACCTGAATTAGTTGTTAAAGGAGGATCTATTGTTTGGTCCCAAATGGGTGATGCAAATGCTTCAATTCCTACTCCAGGTCCTGTACATGGTAGACCTATGTTTGCAAGTTTCGGCCAATCTCTAATTAAAAGTTCTTTTACCTTCTTAAGTAAAAATGCAATTGATCAAAATATTCCTAATAAATTAGGTTTACAAAAGAAATGTATTGCCGTTGAAAATACCAGAAATATCTCTAAATCACACTTGAAACTTAATAGTAAACTACCAAATATTTCAGTTGATCCTCAAACTTATGAAGTTTTTTCTGATGGGGAACTTCTTACTTGTGAACCCCTTGATGAAGTCCCAATGGCTCAAAGGTACTTTTTACTTTAG